The following is a genomic window from Phaseolus vulgaris cultivar G19833 chromosome 6, P. vulgaris v2.0, whole genome shotgun sequence.
GTTGAGTTTTATCCTCATGTAAAATTTATGCGTGTAAGTTATTTTTCGTAATTAATGTGCTCACGCTGTTGTTTGCAATCGTATCAATAACATCTCTCATAGTGAAGCATAGCATCTGTCTCATTAGATTGAACTAGAATcacaaaaacacaaacacataTACTCACAGGACAGTTCATCTCGTCAGTTTTCCTTTCTTTGTATTTTATTgcatgattattattattttcttgggATTGGTCTATGTATTTTCTGTGCACTCTGGTAGCATGTTACAGTGCATTTTGTGAAAGGGTTTTGTTCTGGTGCTTTGCAGGTTGAATGTCCGAAATATCCTGGGTTTTGTATTACTCGGCAAAAGAAGGAGTATCCATTCATTGAAATATTTCACAGTCCAACACAAGTATGGTGTTCCTTACCTATTCATCACTGTCTCATCACTTCACTGCATAAATTTCCTACCGGAAAAGTTacataaaattttcttttaatggaATGGTTTATCAGAAAGAATGTATTCAGCAGCAGTAATATGGTTTCTATTCATAGTTAATCTGATCATTGACTACCACCCCGTGTAAATCCTTTTGTAATTTGAGACTTGTGTTCTCTTATACAGGCAGATAAACAGGGAAGGGTAGCCGATCCGAATATTACTAAATACAGTGTGAAAGTGTTGCCAGTAAGTTGTTTTTGTTCTCAATAAGTCTAGATGCCTCCTTGAGAATCCTTTTTCAGGCTAACTGATATCTATTactgattattattatttttgaatttttaactcCTCTCAAACAAAGAAGTATAATGAGTGTATGCAAAGTTACTAAGACTAACAATTTACCATAAAGTCACTAGAAAACTTGTGACTTACAATGAGTGTATGCAAAGTGTACTCACTTGCATCTATGAGATGTTGTAATATTTTATccaatttcaatttaattttatgcACTTGCAGTTCCACAACGACTTGAGTGCTTATGGATTTAGAGAATTCTTCAAACGACACGGTATGTGGTCATCAGATTCAAAGTAAGG
Proteins encoded in this region:
- the LOC137830990 gene encoding uncharacterized protein isoform X1, which translates into the protein MEDPSFFDRMISHLRSTCKYYTGYPKDLGPSRVIHFTSEREFVTLLHEGFPVVVAFTIRGNYTRHLDKVLEEAAVEFYPHVKFMRVECPKYPGFCITRQKKEYPFIEIFHSPTQADKQGRVADPNITKYSVKVLPFHNDLSAYGFREFFKRHGMWSSDSK
- the LOC137830990 gene encoding uncharacterized protein isoform X2, whose amino-acid sequence is MEDPSFFDRMISHLRSTCKYYTGYPKDLGPSRVIHFTSEREFVTLLHEGFPVVVAFTIRGNYTRHLDKVLEEAAVEFYPHVECPKYPGFCITRQKKEYPFIEIFHSPTQADKQGRVADPNITKYSVKVLPFHNDLSAYGFREFFKRHGMWSSDSK